A DNA window from Solanum lycopersicum chromosome 3, SLM_r2.1 contains the following coding sequences:
- the LOC138347222 gene encoding uncharacterized protein, whose protein sequence is MMKDLLAMMTNLCQKVEKIEIEVKELKANGQQHDQKHAKLRGTADGKQPEIEGDDGKLRKTHNNVCSDTAAGTSKRTSEKPKNTNLNQLFAKPFTQKPQMQIPAEPQTSTYAVSLQNDKKRYNYITQSYIENIYKIQTYLNLNPRSTQTKNPEEDYITQKLQGYNKLIAQPKTNPNLVKTCYNYGLLNTVYTYTGEEIVGIPELYRAFLTYKRITKGNLFYIKCYTAPAKILYEEIKSPIQVVKIGLTKDMIIPEEIEKQNDIPKVEIPNFYANKRIIGIATIIQELANNYLNGNAIWSYYARDQVMIYANSKELRKSDMDEVQRWILSLLQPEEQPSTRALKKGFISEELLVRYCKLISNKYPDHKCSKCNG, encoded by the coding sequence ATGATGAAAGATCTACTGGCAATGATGACAAATCTATGCCAAAAAGTAGAAAAGATAGAAATAGAAGTAAAGGAGCTGAAAGCTAACGGTCAGCAGCATGACCAAAAACATGCGAAGCTACGTGGTACGGCAGACGGAAAACAGCCAGAGATAGAAGGAGATGATGGGAAACTCCGgaaaacccataacaatgtttgttcagatacagctgcaggtacaagtaaaagaactagtgaaaaaccaaaaaacacaaacttaaaccagttatttgcaaaaccatttaccCAAAAACCACAAATGCAAATACCAGCAGAACCACAAACATCAACCTATGCAGTAAGCCTACAAAAcgacaaaaaaagatataactatattacccaatcttacattgaaaacatatacaaaatccaaacatacctaaacctaaacccaagaTCTACGCAAACAAAAAATCCCGAAGAAGATTATATAACCCAGaaactacaaggatataacaaacttattgcACAACCTAAGACCAACCCCAacctagtaaaaacatgttataactaCGGACTACTAAATACAGTATACACATATACCGGAGAAGAGATAGTAGGAATACCAGAATTATATAGAGCATTTCtaacatataaaagaattaccaaaggaaatttattctatataaaatgttatacaGCACCAGCAAAGATATTATACGAAGAGATAAAATCACCAATACAGGTGGTAAAGAtaggattaacaaaagatatgattattccagaagagatagaaaaacaaaatgacataccaaaagtagaaatacctaatttttatgcaaataaaagaataattggtatagctacgattatacaagagctagcaaacaattatttaaatggcaatgctatttggagctattatgcaagagatcaggtaatgatatatgcaaactccaaagaattaagaaaatcagatatggacgaagttcaaagatggattttgtcattgttacaaccagaagaacaaccatctacgagagctttgaagaaaggatttatttcggaagaattattagtaaggtattgcaaacttatcagcaacaaatatccaGACCACAAATGCTCCAAATGCAACGGATAA